A portion of the Lysinibacillus timonensis genome contains these proteins:
- the purH gene encoding bifunctional phosphoribosylaminoimidazolecarboxamide formyltransferase/IMP cyclohydrolase, which yields MAKRALISVSNKDGILDFAKELVALGYEILSTGGTKKMLQDNHVPVTAVDEVTKFPEILDGRVKTLNPLIHGGLLGKFDDPSHQSQMQEHGIEPIEIVCVNLYPFVETISKPNVTWDDAIENIDIGGPTMLRSAAKNHQYVTVIVDSNDYAQVLEELKGNGATTIETRRKLAAKVFRHTAAYDSYISNYLTEEEFPENLTMTYELKQTLRYGENPHQKAAFYQKRLSSDFSLAYATQLHGKELSYNNIQDGNAALQIVKEFDIPAAVAVKHMNPCGVGTGQNIEEAFDKAYEADPTSIFGGIIALNREVDVQTAEKLSAIFLEIIIAPSFTEDALEILTKKKNIRLMTISFAQEKQDKFKVVSVEGGLLVQEDDTFGFNDAEIKVVTNREPSEEEWQALKLGWSVVKHVKSNAIVVNDTQMTLGVGAGQMNRVGAAKIALEQAGEKAKGAVLASDAFFPMSDTVETAAAAGITAIIQPGGSIRDQDSIDKANEYGIAMVLTGVRHFKH from the coding sequence ATGGCTAAACGTGCACTTATTAGTGTTTCAAATAAAGATGGTATTTTAGATTTTGCAAAAGAATTAGTAGCATTAGGTTATGAAATTTTATCAACTGGTGGTACGAAAAAAATGTTACAAGACAACCATGTGCCTGTAACAGCTGTTGATGAAGTAACAAAGTTTCCGGAGATATTAGATGGTCGTGTCAAAACATTAAATCCTTTGATCCACGGTGGTCTATTAGGAAAGTTTGATGACCCTTCCCATCAATCGCAAATGCAAGAGCACGGAATTGAGCCAATCGAAATTGTCTGTGTAAATTTATATCCTTTCGTTGAAACAATTTCAAAGCCTAATGTAACTTGGGACGATGCAATTGAAAACATTGATATCGGTGGCCCAACGATGTTGCGTTCTGCAGCGAAAAACCATCAATATGTGACAGTTATTGTGGATTCAAATGACTATGCACAAGTACTTGAAGAGTTAAAAGGAAATGGTGCAACAACAATTGAAACACGTCGTAAGTTAGCTGCAAAAGTATTCCGTCATACAGCGGCGTATGACTCTTATATTTCAAATTACTTAACTGAAGAAGAGTTCCCAGAAAATCTAACAATGACATACGAATTAAAACAAACGTTACGTTATGGCGAGAATCCACACCAAAAAGCAGCATTCTATCAAAAACGTTTAAGCTCAGATTTTTCTTTAGCATACGCAACTCAATTACACGGTAAAGAATTATCATATAACAACATTCAAGATGGAAATGCAGCACTACAAATTGTGAAAGAATTCGATATTCCTGCAGCAGTAGCTGTAAAACATATGAATCCTTGCGGTGTTGGAACAGGTCAAAACATCGAGGAAGCATTTGATAAAGCATACGAAGCTGATCCTACATCAATTTTCGGCGGTATTATCGCATTAAATCGTGAAGTAGATGTGCAAACAGCTGAAAAGTTAAGTGCCATTTTCCTAGAGATAATTATTGCTCCTTCCTTCACTGAAGACGCTCTGGAGATATTAACGAAAAAGAAAAACATTCGTTTAATGACAATTAGCTTTGCTCAAGAAAAACAAGACAAATTCAAAGTAGTTTCTGTTGAAGGTGGCTTACTAGTTCAAGAAGATGATACGTTCGGATTTAACGATGCAGAAATTAAGGTTGTAACGAATCGTGAACCTTCTGAAGAAGAATGGCAAGCGTTAAAACTAGGTTGGTCAGTTGTAAAGCACGTAAAATCAAATGCCATTGTTGTGAATGATACACAAATGACACTGGGTGTAGGTGCAGGGCAAATGAATCGTGTTGGAGCTGCTAAAATCGCCTTAGAACAAGCTGGCGAGAAAGCAAAGGGCGCGGTACTCGCTTCAGACGCGTTCTTCCCAATGAGCGACACAGTTGAAACAGCTGCAGCAGCAGGAATTACGGCAATTATTCAACCAGGTGGCTCTATTCGCGACCAAGATTCAATCGACAAAGCAAACGAATACGGTATCGCAATGGTATTAACGGGAGTAAGACACTTTAAGCATTAA
- the purN gene encoding phosphoribosylglycinamide formyltransferase, translating into MTTKIAVFASGSGSNFQAIQEAIEHGEIDAKVELVVTDKPGAYVVTRAENFGIPVHAFSAKNYESKTAYEAEIVSLLRDRQVEWIVLAGYMRLIGDTLLSAYPSRIVNIHPSLLPSFPGKDAIGQALDHGVKVTGVTVHFVDEGMDTGPILAQAAVEVVDGNREETELRIHAVEHELYAKTLKHLFEK; encoded by the coding sequence ATGACTACGAAAATAGCTGTTTTTGCTTCTGGAAGCGGGAGTAATTTTCAAGCAATACAAGAAGCGATTGAGCACGGTGAAATTGATGCAAAGGTTGAACTTGTTGTAACAGATAAGCCAGGAGCATATGTAGTCACACGTGCGGAGAACTTCGGAATCCCTGTTCATGCGTTTAGTGCAAAAAACTATGAATCTAAAACAGCATATGAGGCAGAAATTGTTTCATTGCTTCGTGATCGACAAGTAGAATGGATTGTGCTAGCTGGTTACATGCGTTTAATAGGTGACACATTGTTGTCAGCTTACCCTAGCCGAATTGTTAACATTCATCCTTCATTGTTACCATCATTTCCAGGTAAAGACGCAATAGGACAAGCGTTAGATCACGGCGTGAAGGTGACGGGAGTAACTGTTCATTTCGTTGATGAAGGGATGGATACGGGCCCAATTTTGGCTCAAGCTGCTGTTGAGGTTGTAGATGGAAATCGCGAAGAAACAGAATTGCGTATCCACGCTGTAGAGCATGAACTTTATGCGAAAACGTTAAAACATTTATTTGAAAAGTAA
- the purM gene encoding phosphoribosylformylglycinamidine cyclo-ligase, with amino-acid sequence MSKAYEQAGVNIEAGYEAVKRMKSHVERTNRLGVMGTFGGFGGMFDLSSLNLKQPVLISGTDGVGTKLKLAFMVNKHDTIGVDCVAMCVNDIVAQGAEPLYFLDYVAVGKAEPTKIEQIVKGVADGCVQAGAALIGGETAEMPGLYEEEEYDLAGFAVGATEKSNVITGENIVEGDVLVGLASSGIHSNGYSLVRKIVFADNGYAVDQVVDGYEDLGPIGEALLVPTKIYAKPVLEILKEVEVHGMAHVTGGGFYENLPRMMPEGLATEIELGSWPVLRIFEFLKETGQLADKDLYNVFNMGIGYVLSVPASEVNKVISIAEQHGEKAYEIGRVVKGEGVIFNGSHDGSLV; translated from the coding sequence ATGTCAAAAGCATATGAACAGGCAGGGGTTAATATTGAAGCTGGTTATGAAGCGGTAAAACGAATGAAATCACATGTTGAGCGAACAAATCGTTTAGGTGTAATGGGAACATTCGGTGGCTTCGGCGGCATGTTCGACTTGTCTTCACTTAATTTAAAGCAACCTGTTCTTATTTCAGGTACAGACGGTGTTGGGACAAAATTAAAACTTGCATTTATGGTGAACAAACATGACACAATTGGCGTAGATTGCGTTGCAATGTGTGTAAATGACATTGTTGCTCAAGGTGCTGAGCCTTTGTATTTCTTAGATTATGTAGCAGTCGGTAAGGCGGAGCCTACAAAAATAGAGCAAATTGTAAAAGGTGTTGCAGATGGTTGTGTGCAAGCAGGCGCTGCACTAATCGGCGGAGAAACAGCTGAAATGCCAGGACTTTATGAAGAAGAAGAATACGATCTAGCTGGCTTTGCTGTTGGTGCAACAGAAAAATCAAATGTTATCACTGGAGAAAACATCGTTGAAGGTGACGTTTTAGTAGGGCTTGCTTCTAGTGGCATTCACTCTAACGGTTATTCTTTAGTTCGTAAAATTGTATTCGCAGATAATGGATATGCTGTAGATCAAGTTGTAGATGGTTATGAAGATTTAGGTCCAATCGGTGAAGCGTTACTTGTACCTACAAAAATATACGCCAAACCGGTACTTGAAATATTAAAAGAAGTTGAAGTTCATGGTATGGCTCATGTAACAGGCGGAGGATTCTATGAAAACTTGCCACGCATGATGCCGGAAGGACTTGCAACTGAAATCGAACTAGGCTCTTGGCCAGTGCTTCGTATCTTTGAATTTCTTAAAGAAACAGGTCAGCTTGCTGATAAAGATTTATATAACGTCTTTAACATGGGGATTGGTTATGTGCTTTCTGTGCCCGCATCAGAAGTGAATAAAGTCATTTCTATTGCTGAGCAACATGGTGAAAAAGCATATGAAATCGGTCGAGTAGTAAAGGGTGAAGGTGTTATCTTTAACGGCTCTCATGATGGGAGTTTAGTATAA